From Brochothrix thermosphacta DSM 20171 = FSL F6-1036, a single genomic window includes:
- a CDS encoding GTP pyrophosphokinase, with protein sequence MEDWDGFLAPYQQTVAELKMKLKGIRTQFKLEGKHSPIEFVTGRVKPIESIVDKALKKHISITRFAEEVTDIAGCRVMCQFVEDIVIVVEHLRKRNDFRILEERDYISNKKPSGYRSYHLVIEYPVQTINGEKKVIAEIQIRTLAMNFWATIEHSLSYKYRDEFPEDIKARLQRASEAAFQLDEEMSHIRDEIHEAQTYIQKQQSQHKTTIHTKKR encoded by the coding sequence ATGGAAGATTGGGATGGATTTTTAGCGCCATATCAACAAACTGTGGCAGAATTGAAAATGAAATTAAAAGGTATTCGTACGCAATTTAAATTAGAGGGGAAACATTCTCCAATTGAATTTGTTACAGGACGTGTCAAACCAATTGAAAGCATCGTAGATAAAGCCTTGAAAAAACACATTTCAATCACACGATTTGCCGAAGAGGTCACGGATATTGCTGGTTGTCGTGTTATGTGTCAATTTGTAGAGGATATCGTTATTGTTGTTGAGCATTTACGAAAACGTAATGACTTTAGAATATTAGAAGAGCGTGACTACATTTCAAATAAAAAACCAAGTGGTTATCGCTCATATCATTTAGTGATAGAGTACCCTGTGCAAACAATCAATGGTGAAAAGAAAGTGATTGCCGAAATTCAAATCAGAACGTTGGCTATGAATTTTTGGGCAACAATTGAACATTCACTCAGTTATAAATATCGCGATGAGTTTCCAGAAGATATTAAAGCGCGTTTGCAACGAGCATCAGAAGCGGCTTTTCAATTAGATGAAGAGATGTCTCATATTCGTGATGAAATCCATGAAGCACAAACTTATATACAAAAACAACAAAGTCAGCATAAAACAACTATCCATACTAAAAAGAGGTGA
- a CDS encoding NAD kinase, whose amino-acid sequence MKYAIRTRHDLMSQEIRNHLKERFDTLGLSEDNTEPDIVVTIGGDGTLLDAFHHYVDRLDMTAFVGIHTGHLGFYADWLPHEINALAEGIAHGKYSIETYPLIEVRMSKLNAEPQKYLVLNEATFRLASGTLAVDVYLQNELFECFRGDGLCVSTPTGSTAYNRSLGGAIIHPTIEVMQLTEMASINNRVFRTIGSPLILPKDQTIKLIPTGAKKCILTIDHHTELHEDVTRLDYELSGKKVQFARLKASTFWNRVHNSFIN is encoded by the coding sequence GTGAAATATGCCATTCGAACACGACATGATCTTATGTCCCAAGAAATTCGCAATCATTTAAAAGAACGTTTTGATACACTGGGGCTGAGTGAAGATAACACTGAACCGGATATCGTTGTAACAATCGGAGGCGATGGTACCTTGTTAGATGCTTTTCATCATTATGTTGATCGCTTAGATATGACAGCTTTTGTAGGCATTCATACAGGTCATCTGGGCTTTTATGCAGACTGGTTACCTCATGAAATTAATGCTTTAGCTGAAGGCATTGCACATGGGAAATATAGCATTGAGACCTATCCGTTAATTGAAGTTAGAATGAGTAAACTAAATGCTGAACCTCAAAAATATTTAGTGCTTAATGAGGCGACGTTTCGCTTAGCATCAGGAACATTAGCTGTGGATGTGTACTTACAAAATGAATTATTTGAATGTTTTAGAGGCGATGGTTTATGTGTTTCTACGCCAACAGGTTCTACGGCTTATAACCGTTCACTTGGTGGTGCAATTATTCATCCAACAATAGAAGTGATGCAACTAACAGAGATGGCATCAATTAACAATCGCGTTTTTAGAACAATTGGTTCACCTTTAATTTTACCGAAGGATCAAACAATTAAGTTGATACCTACGGGTGCAAAAAAATGTATTTTAACAATTGATCACCATACTGAATTACATGAAGATGTCACGCGTTTAGATTATGAATTATCAGGAAAAAAAGTGCAATTTGCGCGCTTAAAGGCATCAACTTTCTGGAATCGTGTGCACAACTCATTTATTAACTAA